A part of Larkinella insperata genomic DNA contains:
- a CDS encoding DUF5686 and carboxypeptidase regulatory-like domain-containing protein, producing the protein MKYLFSFFFTFCLIQFTTAQGIRGTIKTAKGEVLPYAAIVIKGTSNGAVTNAEGRYEVPLKPGKYAIVFQYLGFQAQEKTVEIGSQWQTIDVTMEEQAFRLQEVQARKGKEDPAYSIMRRAIAKAKYHELQVMSYTARAYTKTSFTVTDLPMQFMYRKQLKEAEKDGFKIGVPMLYESVSEVTFRQPNSYQHRLMATRSSMGDNVSINDYFLSSFYRPEVNKAVSPLSPKAFAYYKFEYQGTFSERGIDVSKIAVKPRSYGEGVFRGTLFIIEDTWAIHSLQLETRNPLGFDIKIRQVYSPVQNVWLPVNQRYNLDGKIMGAAGNAQFVISQTFSKLQVNPAFVEEVKIIDEKVEKPAVRLSNKDIKGQKLEDKIAQQKEYSAKDFRKLLKEYEKQEYQAKKERNEEADVARNDSTVIDSLASKRSNAFWDSLRTVPLTSAEIKSYVKRDSLTIVRKIEVQKDSTKAVKDSTRKQRSSKTFKPGQLLSGNTWNFSGRTALTWDSPLEKVYYNTVEGYTFDMGLRLRYHLRKPQKDSTRRRVTYKPTPDLTVGGAGRYEFGLKRLIGTGGITYNYKTTNLSLTGGRWVNQFNPNEPISPFLNSITSLLFERNFAKLYQRDFLRLGVAAQPFKSRISVTSSLEYVQRTELANYREDLKPWINWNQYSFTPNRPANAELISAGFPENQALIFNIGVSGKLAATQYRVRNGRRVASRNNSPELTLNYRKGIPFRSGAVEASDVDYDFLQAGLSHSFETGIRSRLSYNVSAGAFLNDKAVFFPDFKHFQGNEFFLQQGDPTAIFRMLPYYQYSTGKRFFEGHVLMEYRKFLITQLTMVRLTGLKENLFVHYLGTPNSRNYTEVGYALDGLIPGIFPFFRVEVISQWQDWQYQKLGFRIGTTLKFR; encoded by the coding sequence ATGAAATACCTGTTTAGCTTCTTCTTCACGTTTTGTTTGATTCAGTTTACAACCGCTCAGGGCATTCGGGGAACCATCAAAACCGCCAAAGGCGAGGTGCTCCCCTACGCAGCCATTGTTATAAAAGGAACATCAAACGGAGCCGTTACCAACGCGGAAGGTCGCTACGAAGTGCCGCTTAAACCGGGGAAATACGCCATCGTTTTCCAGTATTTAGGATTTCAGGCCCAGGAGAAAACCGTCGAAATCGGCAGCCAATGGCAGACGATCGACGTTACGATGGAAGAACAGGCTTTCCGGTTGCAGGAAGTACAGGCCCGCAAAGGCAAGGAAGATCCGGCCTACAGCATCATGCGCCGGGCCATCGCCAAAGCCAAGTACCACGAATTGCAGGTAATGAGCTACACCGCCCGGGCCTACACCAAAACCTCCTTCACGGTAACCGACCTGCCCATGCAGTTTATGTACCGGAAACAACTCAAAGAAGCGGAGAAAGACGGTTTCAAAATCGGCGTTCCGATGCTCTACGAATCGGTTTCGGAAGTAACGTTCCGGCAGCCTAACTCCTACCAGCACCGGCTCATGGCAACCCGCAGCTCTATGGGCGACAATGTTTCGATCAACGATTATTTTCTGTCGAGCTTCTACCGCCCGGAAGTCAACAAGGCCGTTTCGCCCCTGTCGCCCAAAGCCTTTGCTTATTATAAATTTGAGTACCAGGGCACTTTCAGCGAACGCGGCATCGACGTGAGCAAGATTGCCGTCAAACCGCGTTCATACGGCGAGGGCGTTTTTCGGGGGACCCTGTTTATCATTGAAGATACGTGGGCCATTCACAGCCTGCAGCTCGAAACCCGTAACCCGCTGGGCTTCGACATCAAAATCCGGCAGGTTTACAGCCCCGTCCAGAACGTCTGGCTGCCGGTCAACCAACGGTATAACCTGGATGGTAAAATCATGGGAGCCGCCGGCAACGCTCAGTTTGTGATCAGTCAGACGTTCAGCAAACTTCAGGTTAATCCGGCGTTTGTGGAAGAAGTCAAAATCATTGACGAAAAAGTTGAAAAACCGGCGGTGCGGCTGTCGAACAAAGACATCAAGGGGCAGAAACTCGAAGACAAAATTGCCCAGCAGAAGGAATATTCGGCCAAAGATTTCAGAAAATTGCTGAAAGAATACGAAAAACAGGAGTACCAGGCCAAGAAAGAGCGGAACGAAGAAGCGGATGTTGCGCGCAACGACTCCACGGTGATCGACTCGCTGGCCAGTAAACGCAGCAACGCGTTCTGGGATTCGCTCCGGACGGTTCCGTTGACCTCGGCCGAGATCAAAAGTTACGTCAAACGGGACAGCCTGACGATTGTGCGGAAAATTGAAGTGCAGAAAGACAGCACCAAAGCCGTGAAGGATTCGACCCGCAAGCAGCGTTCGAGCAAGACCTTCAAGCCGGGTCAGCTCCTTTCGGGTAACACCTGGAACTTCAGCGGCCGAACCGCGCTGACCTGGGACAGCCCCCTGGAAAAGGTTTATTACAATACCGTCGAGGGATACACCTTCGATATGGGTCTGCGACTCCGCTATCACCTCCGCAAACCGCAGAAAGATTCCACGCGTCGGCGCGTTACTTACAAACCGACGCCCGACCTGACCGTGGGCGGGGCAGGCCGTTATGAGTTTGGCCTGAAGCGACTGATCGGCACCGGAGGCATCACCTACAACTACAAAACAACAAACCTCAGCCTGACGGGCGGGCGCTGGGTCAATCAGTTCAACCCCAACGAACCCATCAGCCCGTTTCTTAATTCGATCACGAGCCTGCTGTTCGAACGAAATTTTGCCAAGCTTTACCAGCGGGATTTCCTGCGGCTGGGCGTGGCGGCTCAACCCTTCAAAAGCCGCATCAGCGTAACGAGTAGCCTTGAATACGTCCAACGAACCGAACTGGCGAATTACCGGGAGGACCTGAAGCCGTGGATCAACTGGAACCAATACAGCTTCACGCCAAACCGTCCGGCAAACGCGGAATTGATTTCGGCGGGTTTTCCGGAAAATCAGGCACTTATTTTCAACATCGGCGTGTCGGGCAAACTGGCGGCTACCCAATACCGGGTTCGCAACGGTCGGCGGGTGGCCAGCCGCAACAACAGCCCCGAACTGACGCTGAACTACCGCAAGGGGATTCCGTTTCGGTCCGGCGCGGTCGAAGCCAGCGACGTGGATTACGATTTTCTCCAGGCCGGTTTGAGCCATTCCTTCGAAACCGGCATCCGGAGCCGGTTGAGCTACAACGTTTCGGCGGGGGCCTTCCTGAACGACAAAGCCGTGTTCTTCCCCGATTTCAAGCATTTTCAGGGCAACGAGTTCTTCCTGCAACAGGGCGACCCAACGGCCATCTTCCGGATGCTGCCGTATTACCAGTACAGCACCGGCAAGCGGTTTTTCGAAGGGCACGTGCTGATGGAATACCGCAAGTTTCTGATCACGCAACTGACGATGGTGCGGTTGACGGGCCTGAAAGAAAATCTGTTTGTTCATTACCTCGGCACGCCCAACTCCCGCAACTACACCGAAGTCGGCTACGCACTCGACGGCCTGATTCCGGGCATTTTCCCGTTCTTCCGGGTGGAAGTCATTTCGCAGTGGCAGGACTGGCAGTATCAGAAGCTCGGTTTCCGCATTGGCACGACGCTGAAATTCCGATAA
- a CDS encoding TolC family protein encodes MKRIFLFVFGCILCSPLVSSAQSDTLRLTLPQAEAQFRQNNLQLMATKLGVDENKAYEFQAKLWNNPTLYVEQMPYNAQTKEVMPLRQRNSEQVVQVQQLLLLAGKRNKQLAIARTSTELANDRFFDLLRTLNYQLRATFYDLYYNQQALGVYEQEIGTLRQTVSLFQQQYDKGNIPLKDLARLKAYLFNLTTERQQLLLKLTDDQADMALLLNASPSVTFQPVLENTEAIQPAVGQLNLNELYKLAEKNRYDLKAYRDLAIQEKQNLALQKAMAVPDLSLQATYDRNAGYIPNYVGVGVGINLPVFNKNQGAIKAATIRTQSSQQATNAYALQVDTDVRRAYQKVQQTDQVYRTFDQKFNGDFGRLIEGVTANYRKQNIDVVEFLDFFDSYKASQIQYNQLQNNRMQGLEELNFAVGTNLFTK; translated from the coding sequence ATGAAAAGGATTTTTCTTTTCGTGTTTGGGTGCATCCTGTGTAGTCCGTTGGTATCGTCTGCACAAAGCGATACGTTGCGGCTTACCCTGCCCCAGGCCGAAGCACAGTTCCGTCAGAACAACCTGCAACTGATGGCCACCAAACTGGGCGTCGATGAAAATAAAGCCTACGAGTTTCAGGCCAAACTCTGGAACAACCCGACCCTTTACGTCGAGCAGATGCCTTACAATGCCCAGACGAAGGAAGTGATGCCGCTGCGGCAGCGGAATTCGGAGCAGGTGGTTCAGGTTCAGCAATTGCTGTTGCTGGCGGGCAAACGCAACAAACAACTGGCCATTGCCCGCACCAGCACCGAACTGGCCAACGACCGTTTCTTCGACTTGCTGCGGACGCTGAATTATCAGTTGCGGGCCACGTTCTACGATCTTTATTACAACCAGCAGGCCCTCGGGGTCTACGAACAGGAAATCGGCACGCTCCGGCAAACCGTCAGCCTCTTTCAGCAGCAGTACGACAAAGGCAACATCCCGCTGAAAGACCTCGCCCGGCTGAAAGCATACCTGTTCAACCTGACCACCGAGCGCCAGCAGTTGCTGCTGAAATTGACCGACGACCAGGCCGACATGGCCCTCTTACTGAATGCCAGCCCTTCTGTAACCTTCCAACCCGTGCTGGAAAATACCGAGGCCATTCAGCCTGCCGTCGGTCAGCTTAACCTGAACGAATTGTACAAACTGGCGGAAAAAAACCGCTACGACCTGAAAGCCTACCGCGATCTGGCCATTCAGGAGAAGCAGAATCTGGCGCTGCAAAAAGCGATGGCCGTCCCGGATTTGTCGCTTCAGGCCACCTACGACCGCAACGCGGGCTACATTCCGAATTACGTGGGCGTGGGTGTGGGCATCAATCTGCCGGTTTTCAACAAGAATCAGGGGGCCATCAAAGCCGCCACTATCCGGACCCAGAGCAGCCAGCAGGCTACCAATGCCTACGCGCTGCAGGTGGATACCGACGTTCGGCGGGCTTACCAGAAAGTTCAGCAAACCGATCAGGTTTACCGCACCTTCGACCAGAAATTCAACGGCGACTTTGGCCGGCTCATCGAGGGCGTCACCGCCAATTACCGCAAACAAAACATCGACGTGGTGGAATTTCTGGACTTTTTCGACTCCTACAAAGCCAGCCAGATTCAATACAACCAGCTGCAAAACAACCGGATGCAGGGCCTGGAAGAACTCAACTTTGCCGTCGGCACGAACCTATTCACGAAATAA
- a CDS encoding efflux RND transporter periplasmic adaptor subunit — protein MKANHLLKPSLKSFSKPAAWLLAGLLVTQLVGCQSSATPESNGDEVSQRKVDLLATAKIDTARLLPVNNELNLTGKITFNQDKVVKVFPLVGGHIEEVKTDLGDFVKRGQTLAIIRSGDMADLEQEAVAAKGQLAVARKNLQVTEDMSKAGLAAQKDLIAAREQMQAAQGEVNRVAARKGILGGSGSIYVVKAPTDGFVVEKNAAQGMELRSDDPENLFTISNLDQVWVLANVYESDLANVKEGYAATITTLSYPDRVFKGKIDKIFNVLDADSKTMKVRVTLLNADYTLKPEMFANVRVEYAGQEQRIGIPAKAIVFDKSRNFVVAVNSHNQPVVREVDIFKTIGDIAYLNSGLKPGDRVVKQNQLLIYSALGN, from the coding sequence ATGAAAGCGAATCATCTCTTAAAACCGTCTCTGAAATCGTTCTCCAAACCGGCCGCCTGGCTCCTGGCGGGTCTGCTGGTAACTCAACTGGTGGGTTGCCAGTCGTCGGCCACGCCCGAATCCAACGGCGACGAAGTCTCGCAGCGAAAAGTCGATCTGCTGGCAACGGCCAAAATTGACACCGCCAGGTTGTTGCCCGTTAATAACGAACTGAATCTCACCGGAAAAATCACCTTCAACCAGGACAAAGTTGTGAAAGTGTTTCCGCTGGTGGGTGGTCATATCGAAGAAGTAAAAACCGACCTCGGCGACTTTGTCAAGCGCGGGCAGACGCTGGCCATCATCCGGTCCGGCGACATGGCCGATCTGGAGCAGGAAGCCGTAGCGGCCAAAGGCCAACTGGCCGTGGCTCGTAAAAACCTGCAAGTGACCGAAGACATGTCGAAAGCCGGTCTGGCCGCCCAAAAAGACCTGATTGCCGCCCGCGAGCAAATGCAGGCGGCCCAGGGCGAGGTCAACCGGGTGGCAGCCCGCAAAGGCATCCTCGGCGGTTCGGGCTCCATTTACGTGGTGAAAGCCCCGACGGACGGTTTTGTGGTCGAGAAAAATGCCGCGCAGGGCATGGAACTCCGCTCCGATGATCCCGAAAACCTGTTCACCATCTCCAACCTCGATCAGGTCTGGGTGCTGGCCAACGTTTACGAATCGGATCTGGCCAACGTTAAAGAAGGCTACGCGGCCACCATCACAACCCTTTCCTACCCCGACCGCGTTTTCAAAGGAAAGATTGATAAAATTTTCAACGTACTGGACGCCGACAGTAAGACCATGAAAGTACGGGTCACGCTGCTCAACGCGGATTATACCTTGAAACCCGAGATGTTTGCCAACGTGCGGGTGGAATACGCCGGACAGGAACAACGGATTGGCATACCGGCCAAGGCGATTGTGTTCGACAAAAGCCGCAATTTTGTCGTGGCCGTCAATAGCCACAACCAGCCGGTCGTGCGCGAAGTCGACATCTTCAAAACCATCGGCGATATCGCCTACCTCAACAGCGGTTTGAAACCCGGCGACCGCGTGGTAAAACAAAATCAACTCTTGATTTACAGCGCGTTGGGCAACTAA
- a CDS encoding efflux RND transporter permease subunit, with protein MNKFIKNIISFSLKNRFFIFFLTALAIVAGFISYQNTPIEAFPDVTNTQITIITQWPGRSAEEIEKFVTIPIEIGLNSVQKKTDIRSTTLFGLSVVKVMFDDGVDDAFARQQVNNLLSNVDLPEGLKPDVQPPYGPTGEIFRYTLKSSTRTSRELKTMQDWVIERQLKSVPGVADVVSFGGEAKTYEISVDPRRLLDYGITPLELYQAVANSNVNVGGDVIEKNAEAYVVRGIGLLKNSQDIGNIIIKNANGTPIMVRNVAQVSESALPRLGQAGLTRPGRDNQNDVVECIVVMRKGENPSEVIENVKAKINELNTSILPSDVQIDTFYNRETLIHFATHTVTHNLIEGLVFVTVIVFLFMADWRTTITVSIIIPLALLFAFICLRLKGMSANLLSMGAIDFGIIVDGAVVMVEGIFVTLDEMAIHNGMTKFNKLAKLGILRKTGTEMGKAIFFSKLIIITCLIPIFSFQKVEGKMFSPLAWTLGFALLGALIFTLTLVPVMASFLLKKDVREKHNPVVEFITRNATKAFGFTFAHKKLSLLVAAGLVVVGLSGFKLLGTEFLPELDEGSIYVRASMPMSISLPESVKLTTQMRHVFEEFPEVKGVISQTGRPNDGTDPTGFYNIEFLVSIFPKEEWKSGITKEQLIAQMQKKLAVFPGVDFGFSQPIMDNVAEAVSGVKGSIAVKVYGPDLYTLERKSTEIEKQLATVDGITDLGVIRNIGQPELRIELDERKLALYGVDKANAQTVVEMAIGGKAATQIYEGERKFDLRIRYDEPFRSNEAEIGNLMVPTNNGTQIPIKEIAKIYTQTGPILIYREGNQRYGAVKFSVRGRDMGSAVTEAQQKVAANVKLPQGYTIKWAGDFENQQRATARLEQVVPISLLGIFFILFVLFGNVKDAGLVLFNVPFAIIGGIAALLITHVNFSISAGIGFIALFGICIQNGVILISVFKKNLHNKLSLDESIRQGVVSRVRPVVMTAMMAAIGLIPAAVSTGIGSETSKPLAIVVIGGLITATFLTLFIFPLVFYVFYRPKTLVTV; from the coding sequence ATGAATAAGTTCATCAAAAATATCATCTCGTTCTCGCTGAAGAACCGGTTCTTTATTTTCTTCCTGACAGCGCTGGCGATCGTTGCGGGTTTCATCAGCTACCAGAACACGCCGATTGAAGCCTTCCCGGACGTTACCAACACGCAGATCACGATCATCACGCAATGGCCGGGCCGGAGCGCGGAAGAAATTGAAAAGTTTGTCACCATCCCGATTGAAATCGGACTGAATTCCGTGCAGAAAAAAACTGACATCCGCTCAACCACCCTCTTTGGTTTGTCGGTGGTCAAAGTGATGTTCGACGACGGGGTTGACGACGCCTTCGCCCGCCAGCAGGTCAACAATTTGCTGAGCAACGTCGATCTGCCGGAAGGACTGAAACCCGATGTGCAGCCGCCCTACGGCCCCACCGGCGAAATTTTCCGCTATACGCTCAAAAGCAGCACCCGCACCAGCCGCGAGCTGAAAACCATGCAGGACTGGGTCATTGAACGGCAACTGAAAAGCGTACCGGGCGTGGCTGATGTGGTGAGTTTCGGCGGAGAAGCGAAAACCTACGAGATTTCGGTTGATCCGCGCCGGTTGCTGGATTACGGCATTACCCCGCTCGAACTCTACCAGGCCGTCGCCAACTCCAACGTCAACGTCGGCGGGGATGTGATCGAAAAAAACGCGGAAGCCTACGTCGTGCGCGGTATCGGTCTGCTGAAAAATAGCCAGGACATTGGCAATATCATCATCAAAAACGCCAACGGAACGCCCATCATGGTCCGCAACGTGGCGCAGGTGTCGGAATCGGCCCTGCCGCGGCTGGGTCAGGCGGGCCTGACGCGGCCCGGTCGCGATAACCAAAATGACGTGGTGGAATGCATTGTGGTGATGCGCAAAGGTGAAAACCCGAGCGAAGTCATTGAAAATGTGAAGGCAAAGATCAACGAACTGAATACCAGCATCCTGCCGTCGGACGTTCAGATCGACACGTTCTACAACCGCGAAACGCTGATTCACTTCGCTACGCACACGGTTACGCACAACCTGATTGAAGGGCTGGTGTTCGTCACGGTTATCGTCTTTTTGTTCATGGCCGACTGGCGGACCACCATCACGGTTTCGATCATCATTCCGCTGGCGCTGCTGTTTGCGTTCATCTGTCTGCGGCTGAAAGGCATGTCGGCCAACCTGCTTTCGATGGGCGCCATCGACTTCGGCATCATCGTAGACGGCGCGGTGGTGATGGTGGAAGGAATCTTCGTGACGCTCGACGAGATGGCGATTCACAACGGAATGACCAAGTTCAACAAACTCGCCAAGTTGGGCATCCTGCGGAAAACCGGCACGGAGATGGGCAAGGCCATTTTCTTCTCCAAACTCATCATTATCACCTGCTTGATACCGATTTTCTCGTTTCAGAAAGTGGAAGGCAAGATGTTTTCCCCGCTGGCCTGGACGCTCGGTTTCGCCTTATTGGGGGCGCTGATTTTCACGCTGACGCTGGTGCCGGTGATGGCGAGTTTTCTGCTGAAAAAAGACGTTCGCGAAAAGCACAATCCGGTGGTCGAATTTATCACCCGGAATGCGACCAAAGCCTTCGGGTTCACGTTTGCCCACAAAAAACTGAGTTTGCTGGTGGCCGCCGGGTTGGTCGTGGTGGGACTGTCGGGTTTCAAACTGCTCGGAACCGAGTTTCTGCCCGAACTGGACGAGGGGTCGATTTACGTGCGGGCCAGTATGCCCATGAGTATTTCGCTGCCCGAATCCGTCAAGCTGACCACGCAGATGCGCCACGTTTTCGAGGAATTTCCGGAAGTCAAAGGCGTCATCTCGCAGACCGGTCGCCCGAACGACGGCACCGACCCCACGGGTTTTTACAACATCGAATTTCTGGTGAGCATTTTCCCGAAAGAAGAATGGAAGAGTGGAATAACGAAGGAGCAGTTGATTGCTCAGATGCAGAAGAAACTGGCGGTTTTTCCGGGCGTCGATTTCGGTTTCTCGCAGCCGATCATGGACAACGTGGCCGAAGCGGTTTCGGGGGTAAAAGGCTCCATAGCCGTCAAAGTGTACGGCCCCGACCTGTACACGCTGGAACGGAAATCCACCGAAATTGAAAAACAACTGGCAACCGTCGACGGCATCACTGACCTGGGCGTGATCCGCAACATTGGTCAGCCGGAACTGCGCATTGAACTGGACGAACGGAAGTTAGCCCTCTACGGTGTGGATAAAGCCAACGCCCAGACCGTGGTGGAAATGGCCATCGGTGGAAAAGCCGCTACCCAGATTTACGAAGGGGAACGCAAGTTTGACCTCCGGATTCGTTACGACGAACCGTTCCGCTCAAACGAAGCCGAAATTGGCAACCTGATGGTGCCGACCAACAACGGCACGCAGATTCCGATCAAGGAAATCGCCAAGATTTACACCCAGACCGGCCCCATCCTGATTTACCGCGAAGGCAACCAACGCTACGGGGCGGTGAAGTTCTCGGTCCGGGGCCGTGACATGGGCAGTGCCGTCACCGAAGCACAGCAGAAAGTAGCCGCCAACGTGAAACTGCCGCAGGGCTACACCATCAAATGGGCGGGTGACTTCGAAAACCAGCAACGCGCGACGGCCCGGCTGGAACAAGTGGTACCGATCAGTCTGCTGGGGATTTTCTTTATCCTGTTTGTCTTGTTTGGCAACGTGAAAGATGCCGGTCTGGTGCTGTTCAACGTACCGTTTGCCATCATCGGCGGCATTGCGGCCCTGCTCATCACGCATGTTAACTTCAGCATTTCGGCCGGTATCGGCTTCATCGCCCTGTTCGGAATCTGTATTCAGAACGGGGTCATTCTGATCTCGGTGTTCAAGAAAAACCTGCATAACAAGCTTAGTCTGGATGAATCCATCCGGCAGGGCGTGGTTTCGAGGGTGCGGCCGGTGGTGATGACGGCCATGATGGCGGCCATTGGGTTGATCCCGGCGGCTGTGTCAACCGGCATCGGTTCCGAAACGTCCAAACCGCTCGCCATCGTCGTGATTGGCGGGCTGATAACGGCCACATTCCTGACGCTTTTCATCTTCCCGCTGGTGTTTTACGTCTTTTACCGACCCAAAACGCTGGTGACCGTTTAA
- a CDS encoding LytR/AlgR family response regulator transcription factor, translating into MKVLIVEDEELTAQRLVKLLHDYDPTIRVLAQLPSVAKSVEWFESQPEAEPDLIFLDIHLEDDLGFNLIEQLNLNTPIIFTTAYDEYTLQAFKVNSIDYLLKPIDADELARAIDKFKTLRQNRLELSVNSDVLAQMKANYRPNTYRDRFMVTVGPRLFPVQTDDIAYFFFENKATFLTTRQGQNYVIDYSLDKLGQLLDPNQFFRINRSFLVALPAIHSVYTYSGSKLKLDLLPEARQEVFVSIDRVTAFKEWLGR; encoded by the coding sequence ATGAAAGTGCTGATCGTTGAAGATGAGGAACTAACCGCCCAGCGGCTGGTCAAGCTGCTACACGATTATGATCCCACGATTCGGGTGCTGGCCCAGCTGCCGTCGGTAGCCAAGTCGGTCGAGTGGTTTGAAAGCCAGCCCGAAGCCGAGCCGGACCTGATTTTTCTGGATATTCACCTCGAAGACGATCTGGGGTTCAACCTCATCGAACAGCTTAATCTGAACACGCCGATCATCTTTACGACGGCCTACGACGAATACACGCTGCAAGCCTTCAAGGTCAACAGCATTGATTATCTGCTCAAACCAATTGATGCCGACGAACTGGCGCGGGCCATCGACAAATTCAAAACCCTGCGTCAAAACCGCCTTGAGCTGTCGGTAAATTCGGATGTGCTGGCTCAGATGAAGGCCAATTACCGGCCCAATACCTACCGCGACCGGTTTATGGTGACGGTGGGACCCCGGCTTTTTCCGGTGCAGACCGACGACATTGCCTACTTCTTTTTTGAAAACAAAGCCACCTTCCTGACTACGCGCCAGGGGCAGAATTACGTAATTGACTACAGCCTGGATAAGCTGGGGCAACTGCTGGACCCGAACCAGTTTTTCCGGATCAACCGCTCGTTTCTGGTGGCCTTGCCGGCCATCCATTCGGTGTACACCTATTCCGGGAGCAAGCTCAAGCTGGACCTGCTGCCCGAAGCCCGGCAGGAAGTATTTGTGAGCATCGACCGGGTAACGGCTTTTAAGGAGTGGCTGGGGCGCTGA
- a CDS encoding sensor histidine kinase, whose amino-acid sequence MHSAAISNHQLSNLQKWQLAATIFVIYWPIRAYANWPIGRAGTLNGFAWPFLERIWPLWIMEVGFTMLFFWLWLHVTEWIQQRFFGQSGKEFLVEFTLPAQLATLIVAGALAVLFNSVFSYLWVAISGLLENRLSRSPSIDWGLYFDADCWRIDLERRRKINDGLTVMAMLSAFYLAANRRGYKRLEDLRVKGEQLKQEAVQAQFSALKNQVNPHFLFNSLSILSSLVETNTRLSVQYINRLSKVYRYILEQRNAERISLKSELEFIDSYLFLLNIRFADKLKVDIDIPEGDAARYGIAPLSLQLLIENAVKHNQMSTEKPLVVTIRKQLDTLEIRNGLQLRPKKEESTGLGLQNIISRYKLLTTKPVVVGGNENEFVVQIPLLP is encoded by the coding sequence ATGCATTCTGCTGCCATCTCCAACCATCAGCTTTCGAATCTTCAGAAGTGGCAGCTCGCGGCCACTATCTTCGTGATTTACTGGCCCATCCGGGCGTACGCCAACTGGCCAATTGGTCGAGCAGGCACCTTGAACGGGTTTGCCTGGCCGTTTCTGGAACGGATCTGGCCGCTTTGGATTATGGAAGTGGGGTTCACGATGCTATTCTTCTGGCTCTGGCTCCACGTAACGGAGTGGATTCAGCAACGGTTTTTCGGGCAATCGGGCAAGGAGTTTCTGGTTGAATTTACCTTGCCGGCCCAACTGGCGACGTTGATTGTGGCCGGGGCGCTGGCGGTTCTGTTCAACAGCGTGTTCAGTTACCTCTGGGTAGCTATCAGCGGCTTGCTGGAAAACCGTTTGTCGCGTTCGCCGTCCATCGACTGGGGTTTGTATTTCGATGCCGACTGCTGGCGGATCGATCTGGAACGGCGCCGGAAAATTAACGACGGTCTGACGGTAATGGCCATGCTGTCGGCGTTTTACCTGGCCGCCAACCGCCGGGGTTACAAACGGTTGGAAGACCTGCGGGTCAAGGGCGAACAGCTCAAGCAGGAGGCCGTCCAGGCGCAATTTTCGGCCCTCAAAAATCAGGTAAATCCCCACTTTCTATTCAACAGCCTGAGCATTCTGTCGTCGCTGGTCGAAACCAATACCCGGCTGTCGGTGCAGTACATCAACCGGCTCTCGAAAGTGTACCGCTACATTCTGGAACAGCGCAACGCCGAGCGGATCAGCCTCAAGTCCGAACTCGAATTCATTGATTCCTATCTGTTTCTGCTCAACATCCGTTTTGCCGACAAGCTGAAGGTGGACATCGACATTCCGGAGGGCGACGCGGCCCGGTACGGTATTGCTCCGCTGAGCCTGCAACTGCTGATCGAAAATGCGGTGAAACACAACCAGATGTCGACCGAAAAACCGCTCGTGGTTACCATCCGGAAGCAGCTCGATACGCTGGAGATCCGGAATGGCCTGCAACTACGTCCGAAAAAGGAGGAATCGACCGGACTCGGTTTGCAAAATATCATCAGTCGCTACAAGCTTTTAACCACGAAACCCGTCGTGGTTGGTGGGAATGAAAATGAATTTGTGGTTCAAATACCGTTGTTGCCATGA